DNA from Rhipicephalus microplus isolate Deutch F79 chromosome 5, USDA_Rmic, whole genome shotgun sequence:
GCGTGTACTTCATGTACATTACGATAACGTACATGGGAATGCGCGACGGCCGAAGCTTGCTGTGCTGGCCAACTGACCCGAGGCCCACTGGAATAAACATGTTCTTTCTCGACAAGGCCTGGTACTACATGCTCATGAAGGCCGGTGAGATGTTGGACACCCTGTTCTTCGTGCTGCGAAAGAAGACTCGCCACCTCAGCTTCTTGCATCTGCTGCACCACTCGCTTGCACTGTGGTCCGTATGGCTGGTGTTGACACTGGGCATCACAGGACACGTGTTCTCCTTCCCGCTGCTCAACTCGGCTGTTCACGTTGTAATGTACACGTACTACGCTCTCTCCGCACTGGAGCCCTCGCTGCGACCGAAACTGTGGTGGAAGAAGTACGTCACACTGTTCCAGATCGTCCAATTCACTGCGCTCGCGGTCCACGCCCTCATACCAGTTGTCGTCAACTGTGGCATATCGCGAATTCTCGCCTTTGTTGGTGCTCTGGAAGGAATCCTTTTTGCTACTCTTTTCACAGACTTCTACTACACGGCGTACGTTAAGAAACGCTCTAAAACATATTAGAGGTTCTGCAGTGTGTGCCTTTAAAGGACCTGACAGACTGCGCATTGCAATCACGGGCGCGTTGCGTGGTGGGCTTGCAGTTGCATGCATATAAGTTGCTTCATCATATTGTGGCTCTAAATTTAAGAAAAGCTGAATACAAGCGTTTCAGAATTTAGCTCTACCATCAGGCTGTATTAGACAGTGATTTGTGCCTCGTATTCAAAGAGAGAGACATTCCCAATAATCAGGTACAGTGTGCCCGGCATCACCTAAACAGCTTAAGGTGATGTAGATTCGACCTAATAAGTACTCCATGATCAACTACTCGCACAAAATGCATTAGACAATGGACGGAAGATACAAGATCCGGTGCCTGCCGGCCGTGTATGGTTTTCTGTTGTCTAAAACATTTTAGGCAAATAGTTGATCATTAAGCCTAAACAGCTACAGGTTTGTTGGTGCATCAAAATTACCTTTGCCTTTGAGCCTATATCCGAACACAGAAATGTGCCTAACCTAGTGATGTACGTAAGGAAACTTGTTTCTTGTTTTAATGTATTGCATGATTTCAGAATACTTCTCTGTGAAATTTGCTTTGCTTGATTAACGGCTCACTTTGCACTTAACATTAAAGCGCCTAAGTATTCAAACCCTGTATTTTCGTAATCTATTCCCGTGCCAAAGCTGATGATTTGTAAAATTATACAGAATGTGCGCGTTCTACAAATTGAAGGCACAGTGGTAAAAGGAAGTTTGTTAACAGTATTTTACGGTATCATTTTTACAATGTTGTACTTATTTTCGTGAAGCAACCATGAAGGGAAAAGCAGCCTAGCGTGACAGTGTATATGTACATAGAATCAGAAGTTCATTCAATATAAAATGTTTTATGGTTGGTTATTCAAGGCTTACACGCTTCATTAGAAGAAATGGACATCTGTCAAGACGGTTTCGTACTGATTATCCTGCAGCTTGCCTCCCAACGTATATAGAAATGACAATCAGGTCTCGTATACGAACGTGTGCATTGATCTATTGTAGGGAAATGAACTCAGAGAGGAAGTTCTTACGTCGGTGAAAGTTGCAAGCGGTATAATAAAATAAGTCGTTGTGGCTACtccctttttgtctttttttttcatctcaaaGATATGCAAACCATTTATTGGGGTTATGAAGGACTTCCTACCTGGTACATTGCTATTGAGATGTTTGGTAAATTTAGGCTTTGTGTGTATATAATGCGAACAATAGTGGTCGGACAACAATGTACGTAAACCAAGCTTTTGTCATCCACCCGTTTGTGTATACAAGTTCAAAGTGGAATCTAGGTAACTACATTGAGGAAGAGCGCAAATGAATTATCAGGCTCAACTTCCTCTAATGTCTCTAGTGAACGCGTTAAGGGCACGTGCAATAGTTACACGCGCTTTCAAGTGTAATCTACAAAGCAACGCCAAAATTGCGTCGCATAACAGCCGCCGTAAGTCACCATTCCATGGCTCCTCTGTGCTTCCTTGTTCAGTGAGCAGGAAGAGAAAAAGCGACCAGTCATTGCGCGTctcctgcacaaaaaaaaaaacaatttcttgcACTCAAGGTGAGTCGAGATGGCTTCGTGGACATATTGTCGCCTGCAAGGCTGGCATCTCAGCGTATACCAAAATACGAGAAGGGCACACGAGAAGGGCACAGAGAAGGTCATACGAGAAGGGCACAAAGCATGACAGACGTTCGTTGCGGCAACATATGCTTACAGCCACAAGTAAAATACATGGCCATTTATGAATATTAGAGCACCTATGTTTATTTGTTAGAAACGTCGTTAAGAAAATATATCAGACAATGATGTGAATGACAGTGTAGGGTCTGTTATTTGTGGTCTTCTCTTCTTTAAAACATTGCTGAAGAAATGTAACGAGGGACTAagtaatagaagtgcgaagaaaTTTAAGTACATGCCCTGTAAACAAAATTTAGCCGAGATGATGGGAGTAAACGACTTGTCCCGTAGCGCATGCCTTGATGGGGGCTTTATATACACcgtccggagggagtaaaaaattCACTCCTTAACAGGAAGGGGTTTCTGGGTGGATTTAGGGTGTCTTTATTTACATTCATCGGGGAAATTTTTCAGGTCCATATGGGAGTATATATTTATAtcaaccgagaaaaaaaattacgtcgaCAGCCATACCATgtgcaagcgtaactttaatttcGATACCTTCGAAGCACAAAGTATTGATCACAGTACAGAAAAATACACACAGCATTCGCATAATGTTACAACACtcacactcaccacagcttgcaaCTCGGGCTACACACCTCATGGTTCAGTCAccaggtatatataggcaccatatTCTGACCTCGCATGTATCTCGGGAGGGACCTTTTTTTTCTAACAATTAAGCAATAAGCATGCATGGCGTAGGTATGAAATCGCGGTGGCCTAGTTTAAAAACTTCAATGCACACGCCTTTCATCCTAAATCTGCCTAAcattcaataattttttaactaTAGTGAAAGGGTTTCATCAGTCGTGCGCTGTAGTACGGGCTGAATTCGCCTTAGTAGTACTGTGTGTGAATCTGCAAAATGCGGTGAATCGTACACGAAGCCCTAGTGGCCTTGCATGAACACATCAACGACGCACATTCAGCAGCTCTAGCGATGAACCGAAGTACACCATCGCTGCCGCGTTCGaagactaggcctcactcacgtgtgcggcacggtgattcgatgaatgacagctggcaaTCACAAAATACTTGCTGCTGTGCAGTTATCGTCTGGTGATTTTTCctatgcacagaaataggtgtccgctgtccatgcagtttaagctacggagcgatgaCTTTAAACGAGTCGTGGTTCCTGTTACCCGCATGCATTGCATGGGCATGCATGCCGTACGCCATTTCTGTGcgtctccgcctcgttcggcgctcgccttcgcGTTAGTCATTTGACAGCTGCGATCGCAAGGCAGAGAAAAATACTATACATTCaagcagcctttatttttttgtgaaacaAATTCTTTGCTACCTCGTAGAGCTACCTCGTAGAGCTCGCAACGGTGGCCGGCACGCAGTGCATGCTCGCTACGATGCCGCCGTGATATCGACGACATAGCGAGGGCTTTTTACTGCTTAGATGTTggagccggtgaaataccggtgacactccgagaagccgcCATCGGTGGAGaaggggcgagcgcgtcgccggcgccaTTCTCACACCGGTGTCCGGCCAGCCTGCTGGTGTCGAGCGAAGCCTCCTTCGGACCGATTCGAAGTTATAGACGGTGAAACTCCCGgagcaatcgctgacgatcgcaACAGCTTACTTTTGTTACCATTTAATTATTCTTCAAAAATTTTGTAGTTCGGCCAtttgaagcgcggcattcgcggagtttcgttgaggaatcgtaCCGATGACCGGCGTCGAACGGTGCGAAATACattgaaatgttcacagtaaACACCAACCGGTTGTGAcaattcttcgctgcacttacaATTTTCTTCCCTGTCGACAGATGCTCACACGGTCAGTCACACGAAGCACTTGTTTGTCACACCGACGTATGTGCAAACATAtgccgtacacacacacacacacacacacacacacacacacacactcactcactcactcactcactcactcacacacacacacacacacacacacacacacacacacacacacacacacacacacacacacacacacgcacacgcacgcacgcacgcagacacacacacacacacacacacacacacacacacacacacacacacacacacacacatgcacgcacgcacgcacgcacgcatgcgcaCGTAACGAGCAAAACGGGTTTTTATAAATCTCATAGGgtgtttgtaaccacgtgacctgaaactccctggggaaaTTCAGATCATTGAAACTCTTTAgagagtaaataattggggcacgGGAATTTTGGGGGCTTCTATGTTTGAGAAACTCCCATTTCGAATATTTCTTGCTTACAGTGTGGAAAGGCTGGTACGATGCAAACTTGCCACTTCACTTAGTAGAGCGTCTGACGCGTTATAATAAAGTTGCTGGTTCACTTCCTGCCAGCGATAAGTTGTCTTTCCGTGCGCTTTATTCTCTTTGCACCAATTTTACTAGTTCTTTGTAGTAAAGGAAAGCGAGTGCTTTAATTCACGGCGACAGTTTTGATCTGGGAGAATTGGTGCCTTCAAGTTGTGTGCGAAAACTTAATGCTTTGTGAAACCTTGTAGCAAAATACCTGACAATTGACGCCTCATGGCGAAAAGAGTGTCCCACGACACGACCCTGGGTAGGAGTGGTACTGGCTAAAACTTTCATGTTTAGACGCACAAGAATACTTGATAATGTGGACCACAATAAGACCGCTCTTGTAGTTTAATGGGTAGAGCATCAGACATGTTACGCGAAGGCTGAGCAGGTAACAGACTGCATGACGGCTcgaaaaaaacactaaaaattgaATGAATACTTGCGTTCcacgcattacaaaagcttcacccctaaacaaCAAACATTACAATCTTTCCAGCCCTTCTATAGAGAGTGCCAATACTTGCAACTTGTCGAAGTATATGCTGATTGACAGGAGACTAGTGTTCTCGTAAAAATCTCCCCAAGAGAAAACGTGTTGTGCGATTACTGATTCACTGCAGCGGCCTGCCCATTTACTTGTTCTTTGGCAGCTGAAATCCACTGGAGCGTGATTTTTCTGAATCTTTATATGATACGAAGCTTGAATACGAAGCTTTATGAAATACGAAAGTTGAGAAAAAGATGGCAGCTTCAGTGCCAGGATTTTGAGACATGTGTACGTGGCGCCATCTTTGGCGGGTAGCAACGCTGCCCTGCCATAGCTAAATGAAATATCGGCGGAAAAAAGTAATGTTTTGCAATAAAATAGTTATATAAAACGACTCCACAATCATCACAGCAGAACACCTACTGCAACATTTTGGTGCTATTTAAATATTGCACTACAAAGCATGTTGCTTTTCAAGACAATCGAACACTGATCATTGCaaatacatcatcatcatgactctcatcatcagcctgacgacacccactgcaggaaaaaggcctgTCCCATGTTTTGCCactcaacttggtcctgtgcttgctgctgccaatttatacccacaaacttcctaatctcatctgcccaccttgcTTTTTGTATCCCTCTtatccgcttgccttctctgggaatccagtcagtttccCATTTTGATCAACCGTTtttctgcctacgcgctacatgcccagcttATGTgtatttattcttcttgatttctactacaatatccttaaccccggtttgttcccagatccactcagctctcttcttgtttcttaaggctACACCTATGATCTacatttccatcgctcgctgcgtcgtcctcaatttaagctgaacctttttTGTAAGCCTATAGATTTGTGCTCTGTAgttaagtaccagcaagatgcagctgttatatacctttcccTTGAGAGATAGTGGtgatctaccagtcatgatttgagagtgctggccgttgtgctccaccccattcttattattccagttattttaatctcgtggtttggctttGTGCTTATTCCATAACATCTCTCGATGAGAAAAGTACGGCTAGATTAGACAAAACTAGCTGGAACACCTAATATGCCGAACatcgggcacttcaaaatacccACAAAAGTGGGCTTTTGCTTACAGAAGGGGGAAATCTTAGAGATTGAGCGGTGTGATCAGGAGGGCTACGCACAGAGCGAGTAGAAACTACCGCTTGTCATTGCATGCTTTCTTCCATTGTTCGTCTTCATTGAGCTCGTCTACTTGTGCGGGATTTCCACTCTCCTTTTCATCCACTTTGTTAACACAATGGGTAACGGGAAACAGAAGATCAAGGCTATTGTCTGCAAGCTTGCCGACAGTTAACCCAGTGGAAAGTAGAAAAGTCTGACATTCAGTAAGATTAAAAAGTGGGCAACTTGGTAACAATCTAGGTTGTAAATGCAAAATAGCGCATAAAAAATGGTACTTAGAAAAGATATAAACAACATGAGCGCTGGCTTTCCACGAATGAATAAACTATTTGAAGTACAGCACTTTCCTTCGGGCGATGCAGGTGAAAGAGGGAGTAATGGCTGTCGTGTCCCACCCTCTGTCGATGATGATAGTGGTACCTCAGGAAACCTGACGTTCTCCCTGTGCTTGTTGAGTTTCAACAGCTTTGTAGAAAAATTTTGAAGCACTGTTCACATCGTTACCAAATTCCGTCATATTTAGGCCATCCCTGATTATAACCGATAATTGAAACAAAACCACATAAATGTAAAAGATAAAAAAGTCTGAGAGATCCCCGCATTATGTTAATCAATGTTATGTGAAAAATGTGGTGACTGTGGCGAATTATGTTTCATCGAGCAAAATGTTACGCCACTGAAAATGTGTACAATTGCTATGCGCACGGACGTAAGTTCAACAGTTTCTTATGATAACTACTCCGTAGAGTTGCTTAATGATGCCATGAACGTTGGTATCAGCAACACCAGCAGcttaagctgatatgtagcgatTGCGCTTGCAAAGATTGTAACCATAGATAGTGCTACGCAAACCAATTAGAATGGATGGTGTCTAACCAAAATTGGTGTTAACCCAAGGTCGGTGACGTTTGTATTATGGGTGTAGGGATGTAATGCTTATGACATCAGATAACTATCACTGCGACCACGTTTGACCATTCACCAATATTACGCCTGCATAGGGTCTCCCAAAGCACTTCTGAGACCTGGCTTGGTTGTGTGATTGAAtacttgattgtcacgcagaataCATGGGCTCAATTCCGGCTAGGTCGTTGATCTTCATTTTTTGCAGTCGTCGGGTCAACGCCGCCAATGTCAGCTTTTCTCAAAGCTCTCCCCTTGAAAATACCAATGTCTGTTCGCACCATCCACGGGTAGATACGAACTGTCAATCACTGCTTATAAGCGGCCAACTCTT
Protein-coding regions in this window:
- the LOC119174140 gene encoding very long chain fatty acid elongase AAEL008004, yielding MMSRNTTTTMTTPLGSLHDHYVQLADPRTSGWPFMGSPVPIVTLIGIYLLFATRIGPWLMRDCQPFKIRNLLFAYNATMVGLSVYFMYITITYMGMRDGRSLLCWPTDPRPTGINMFFLDKAWYYMLMKAGEMLDTLFFVLRKKTRHLSFLHLLHHSLALWSVWLVLTLGITGHVFSFPLLNSAVHVVMYTYYALSALEPSLRPKLWWKKYVTLFQIVQFTALAVHALIPVVVNCGISRILAFVGALEGILFATLFTDFYYTAYVKKRSKTY